One Chloroflexota bacterium genomic window carries:
- a CDS encoding nuclear transport factor 2 family protein, translating to MIGAIILKVALRSAMNDLNNRRKEKIIASFADDAVIIYPGKMSVSGMRKGKAAIKEFFDKYFDQFPEEHCVAKETYIKNILALGLSNTIAIRFQKKVKNKAGQTFENSGISVLTIRWGKVVEMQDFYFDVEKLQQMYGE from the coding sequence GCTATGAATGACCTGAATAACCGACGGAAAGAGAAAATCATTGCCAGTTTCGCGGACGATGCCGTCATTATCTACCCCGGCAAGATGTCGGTCAGCGGCATGCGGAAGGGGAAGGCAGCCATAAAGGAATTCTTTGACAAGTATTTCGATCAGTTTCCTGAGGAACACTGCGTGGCTAAAGAGACATACATCAAGAATATCCTGGCACTGGGCCTCAGTAACACTATTGCGATACGGTTCCAGAAGAAGGTCAAAAACAAAGCAGGGCAAACGTTCGAGAATAGTGGCATCAGCGTGCTCACAATACGATGGGGCAAGGTTGTGGAAATGCAGGATTTCTACTTCGACGTTGAAAAATTGCAGCAGATGTATGGAGAATGA